CCTCTTCAACTGCAAAAACAGATCCAAACCAGCGCACACGTAGTGCAGCTCAAGTAGGGGACGAAGCAGTGAATACGCTGGAAATCATGGCGCCATTAACAGGCCAGGCTGTGTCACTGGAGCAAGTACCTGATCCGGCTTTTGCTGAGAAACAGATGGGTGAAGGTGTAGCGATTGAACCTTCCGGCAACGTTGTTGTTGCCCCGTTTGATGCTCAGGTAGCTCATGTGATTAAAAGCAAACATGCGGTGATTCTTGAACACGCAAGTGGATTACAAGTCCTGATCCATGTAGGGATTAATACAGTATCCCTCAAAGGTGAAGGTTTCAACATGCATGTGGAAGCTGGCGAGCATGTAAAAGCTGGACAAAAGCTGTTGGAGTTTGATCGTAAGGTAATTGAAGATGCGGGATACCCGCTGATTACACCGATTATCATTCCAGATGGTCAAGATATGGTTGAGCGGGTGGAAGTCACGACAGGTGATGTTACAGCTAATCAAAATGGTGTGTTGAAGGTTCATTTGAAAGGTTAATTGAATACAACAACAAGAGGGGGCTGCGAGATGTGCAGCTCCTTTTTGCTGTTTGATCGTTATTTTCATGACGATCATGGTAAACTGTATATAAAATGGAAGAATCACATTTTTAAAATAATGGTGGTTGGAAAGGTTCTTCTGACAAAGCAAGCTGCAGGCATGTTCGAGTCGTGGCGTTCATATGGTGGAGAAAGAGTTCCTAGATCGATGAGGAGGAGAGCCATGACACGTATTGCGGTGATGGTCATTCACGGGCTGGGTATGCGGAAGGATGGGTACGCGGACAAGCTGATTGCTTGTTTGCATAAGGAATTGGACAAGGTAATGGTCTTGCCTGGAGCCTCCAAACAGATGCTGGATATCGAACCTGTATATTGGGCGGATGTATTTGAGGAGCGGGAAGAGGCGCTCTTTCAACAGCTCGTCAGCTCTCCGGGATTGAACTTTCAGGCGTTGCGCCGATTTGTCATCCACTACCTGGCTGATGCGGTTGCTTATCAACCGGTGGAAAATCAAGGCCATAACTACGATGCCGTACATCGAACGTTGAATCAGGCGATGCATACCCTTGCACAGCGTAATGGACCGGAAGCTCCGCTCTGTGTAGTTGCCCATAGTTTGGGCGCCGTAATCGCCAGTAACTTCTTCTACGATCTGCAATATCCGTCCAGTCGTATTCCTGAGGTTGTGGATGTGAACTCGGCCCTGGAGCGGGGGGACACGCTGACCCATTTTTACTCGTTTGGTACAACCCTGCCCTTATGGAGTTTGCGTTACCATGACTTTAGTTGTCCAATTCAGGTGCCCTCTTCCCATGTGAATCAGTACTATGCTGGGCTGGAAGGGGAGTGGGTGAACTTCTACGATCGGGATGATATTCTGGGTTATCCATTACGCCCCATTGATCCCGCTTATGAGAAAGCGGTCAAAGAAGACATTGAAGTGAACTCTGGCGGCGTGGCTATGAGTTGGAACCCGCTAAGTCATGGAGGGTATTTTTCCAATCGAAGTATGAATCGGAGAATGGCTCAGGGGCTCGCTCGAACCTGGACTTGGATAAATCGTTCATAATTAAGAGGTTCTATCTTCATCCCATCTTCTTGGTACTGAAAACCGGTCTTTTTGAACACGTATTGTAAGTACTATAAGTTTTAATCAGGAGGGAATATGTATGGAATGCAGGACAGGCTGTGCCGCATGTTGTATCGCGATTTCCATATCATCACCGATACCGGGCATGGTTCATGGCAAGCCGGCAGGTGTACGTTGTGTGCAGCTTACCGATGATAATCGCTGCGGAATTTTTGGCCAAAAAGATCGTCCTGCGGTATGCAGTGGATTGCAAGCTGAGGAAGAGATGTGTGGTAGCACCGATCAGGAAGCATTTGATATTCTAACTTGGTTGGAGCAAGAAACTGCACCAAAGGTAATATGAGTAGGTTGTTTTAATGAATTGGGATAATTATACTTAATAGGGAAGAAGGTTGATTAGGGAGAGGAGACGCGAATCCATGGGGCTTGTTAAACGTTTTGTATTGGTTGTAGTGAATATGATCGGAGAGTTATGGATGGGGTTTTACCGACGTAACTCGGATTATTATGACCATCAGACTTCGGAGTCCAAAAGTAAGATTGGCTATTATGCATTTATTATTGGGGCAACAGTGGTTACGGTGGGCATTGTAGGCTGGATGTACAACCGAATTTATTCATAAGTAGTCATTATGCTTAAAATTGAATGAAGCCAAATGTTGAAGTTAAGTCTGTACAAATAAAGAGAGTATCCGCAGGATGTGGCATCAA
This Paenibacillus xylanexedens DNA region includes the following protein-coding sequences:
- a CDS encoding chemotaxis protein translates to MTRIAVMVIHGLGMRKDGYADKLIACLHKELDKVMVLPGASKQMLDIEPVYWADVFEEREEALFQQLVSSPGLNFQALRRFVIHYLADAVAYQPVENQGHNYDAVHRTLNQAMHTLAQRNGPEAPLCVVAHSLGAVIASNFFYDLQYPSSRIPEVVDVNSALERGDTLTHFYSFGTTLPLWSLRYHDFSCPIQVPSSHVNQYYAGLEGEWVNFYDRDDILGYPLRPIDPAYEKAVKEDIEVNSGGVAMSWNPLSHGGYFSNRSMNRRMAQGLARTWTWINRS
- a CDS encoding YkgJ family cysteine cluster protein, coding for MECRTGCAACCIAISISSPIPGMVHGKPAGVRCVQLTDDNRCGIFGQKDRPAVCSGLQAEEEMCGSTDQEAFDILTWLEQETAPKVI